One Kwoniella newhampshirensis strain CBS 13917 chromosome 13, whole genome shotgun sequence DNA window includes the following coding sequences:
- a CDS encoding pyridoxal 5'-phosphate synthase, glutaminase subunit Pdx2: MTIQPDELPETVLIGVLALQGAFIEHIHYLQRLRPQGHTIKAIPVRNVEELSQVHALIIPGGESTVISSLASLTSGLLPALVAFAQDPQKAVWGTCAGMILMAEEDGVGGGRKKGVKGWGGLKGMKVWRNLYGTQLESFEAPLLIPSLSSPSRPFNTIFIRAPAVHSLSASEQTEVLATLPSDLIPPPPPSDSPLGPPNLDDLGKVMLKQGRKMVTSFHPELSGDVRVHEFWVEKCVLGR; the protein is encoded by the exons ATGACGATCCAACCCGATGAACTTCCAGAGACTGTCTTGATCGGAGTATTAG CACTCCAAGGAGCATTCATAGAGCATATCCATTATCTtcaaag ACTTCGACCACAAGGTCATACAATCAAAGCTATCCCTGTCAGGAATGTGGAGGAGCTTTCG CAAGTCCATGCCCTCATCATTCCCGGAGGCGAATCCaccgtcatctcctcgctcGCCTCCCTCACTTCCGGACTCTTACCGGCCCTCGTCGCCTTTGCGCAAGATCCCCAAAAAGCAGTATGGGGCACTTGTGCGGGAATGATCCTCATggctgaggaggacggCGTGGGCGGcgggagaaagaagggCGTGAAAGGGTGGGGGGGATTGAAGGGTATGAAAGTGTGGAGAAACCTTTATGGTA CCCAACTCGAGTCGTTCGAAGCCCCACTCCTCATACCATCCCTGTCATCCCCATCCAGACCCTTCAACACCATATTCATCCGAGCCCCTGCCGTCCACTCCCTCTCCGCCTCGGAACAAACAGAGGTTCTCGCGACGCTGCCATCAGACCTGATCCCACCGCCCCCTCCCTCGGACTCGCCGCTGGGTCCGCCGAACCTCGATGATCTGGGGAAGGTCATGTTGAAAcaggggaggaagatggtcaCTTCTTTTCATCCGGAACTGAGTGGGGATGTGAGAGTACATGAGTTCTGGGTTGAGAAATGTGTCTTGGGTAGATGA